CCGTTTTGCAGGGAATTCCGCAGCTTTTGGCGTAAGCTAGGTGAACTCGGAGTGCTCGGTGTGACAGTGAAACCAGAATACGGAGGACTCGGCGGATCCTACCTTGACCATTGCATCGTAAACGAAGAAATATCGCGTGCATCAGGTTCGATCGCATTGTCGTACGGTGCTCACTCGAACCTGTGCGTGAATCAAATTCATCGCAATGGTACGGAAGAGCAGAAGGCGCATTACCTTCCCAAACTGTGCAGTGGCGAACATGTCGGTGCACTGGCTATGTCCGAGGCGGGTGCCGGTAGTGATGTCGTGTCGATGAAGCTGCGTGCCGATAAGCATGGTGACTATTACGTGTTGAATGGTACCAAATTCTGGATCACCAACGGACCAAATGCGGACACGTACATCATTTATGCGAAGACGGACATGAACGCTAAACCGCAGCACGGCATTACGGCTTTCATTGTGGAGCGTGGAACGGCCGGATTTTCGCAAGGTCCGTCACTGGATAAACTCGGTATCCGCGGTAGCCCAACCGGTGAGCTAATTTTCGAAGATGTGAAGGTACCAGTCGCGAACATTCTAGGAGGACTGAACaagggtgtgtatgtgctgaTGTCCGGGTTGGATCTGGAACGTCTCGTGCTGGCCGCGGGTCCGGTCGGACTTATGCAGGCGGCCTGCGATGTAGCGTTCGAGTATGCGCACACGCGCAAACAGTTCAACACACGCATCGGTGAGTTCCAGCTGTTGCAAGGCAAGTTGGCAGACATGTACACGACGATGAATGCATGCCGTGCGTATCTGTACTCCGTCGCACGTGCCTGCGATGGTGGTAAGGCCAATCCGAAGGACTGTGCCGGGGTGATTCTATACTGTGCCGAGAAAGCAACCCAAGTCGCACTGGATGCCATCCAAATTCTTGGCGGTAACGGATACATTAACGATTATCCAACCGGACGCATCATGCGTGACTGCAAGCTGTACGAAATTGGGGCCGGTACGTCCGAAATTCGGCGTATGGTAATTGGGCGCGCACTGAACAAGGAGTACCAGTGATACCAGAGTGTACGATTGATCTGACCGATGAGTGTACCAAGTACAAGCAAACAGAATACTGACGCTGCCACAGGATGGTTAAGGAAAGCGAAAACGAAAATTCCAATCAAAACCTAAAGTGCATTTACTAGGCATTAGTAACCTTCGTATACGTTTTATAAAAACgttgttgaaaaataaagtcttttcaattatttctatAAAGAAGGAATCTTTTATTCCAAATAAATTGAACGAAAAACTACATTGCCTGTCACATACCCATTACGAATAGGTAATGTTGaagaatgtaataaaataattaaaacaaatcttccGGCTGTTCCAAACTCTCGCTAGAGTTTGACCTACCGAAGGTAAAATCAAACGTATCCATATCGTCCCCACTTCCGGTGCTTTTACCGCTGCTAGGTTTCTTCTTCTGTCCCTTGCTCCGTGTAATCCGGCCTGGATTCATAGAGAGAAAGTCCAGAGCGTCGTCCACGATCGCTTCCGGTTCCGGCCGGAGATCGTCGGAAAAGTTCATATCAAATTCACAGCTGCCACTTTGCATGCCAAAGTCCAGTGAATTGTTGCTCGTGGAGGATTCCTCATCCTGGGTGTCCCCATCCGAATCCACCTCCATCGGCGTTGGTTCATTGCTGTCTGCCGGAGGTTTATGCCCGACCGGCTTGGGTTGATTTGTGCTTGCCGGTGAAAGCAGTTTCATGGAACGAGTTCTTTTTGGCGGTTCCggttgcttttgctgctcgACATGCTTTTTCTCTAGCTGCCCACGTTGCTGATACTGCTGTTGCATAACAGATTGCGGCTCTCGCTTATTTTTCAACGGATTGCTGACAATACCGGCGATATTTCCAATTGCTCTGTTGGCCGGTGTGCGGAAACGGGACTGAGATGAACCGGTGTTCATCTcttgtcccttttttccatcctGTTGACCGACTGCTGTTGTCGGTGCGGCCTTCTTTTCTAAGGTAGGAGATTCTTTTCGACCTGTTTCGTGTTGGGCTGTCATGGATGGTTTTTTGCGCGATGCTTTATGTTGCAGGTTAGCCACATTTTCGTTAGATTGCTTCTGCAACGGTTTTGGCGTTGCTAGAATAACGCgctgtttatatttttcacgATTTTCGTGAGCGGGTGCCTTTTCAACATCATTACTAACCACTTGCTGGACGACTTTTTCCGTTACATCATTCAGTTTTGATCTCTTTGTGGCAGTAGGCACATCGCAAGAATACCCCGAAAATGGTGTATTGCACGAACCTTCCTCGTTACCTTTTTGGGACGATTTTTTCAGCACGTCTGCATTTTGCGCGCTCTGTTTGCCACACTTTCCGacgttgtgttgttttacgtCCTTCAGCTGATACTTGCTCGTGTTAATGGTACTGAGATGCGTTAAAATGTCTGGAAAATCGTTCGGATTCTTGAAATTGAGATCCAACCGCAAGTCCATACTGACGCTACCAAGGTTCCAATCGATTGAGTCAAACATAGGAGCGCTGTTGGTATCCCTGTCGTTTTCACCAGCCCCGGCATCTTTTTTCCCATCCTCCGAGCGTAAATCCGCATCACTGGACTGGTCGTCGTGCAGCTCGTCACGATACTGCTTAGTGATTTCGGTCAACTTCATCCGTAGTTCTTCCGCCTTTTCCAATCCTTCGCCGATGCAGATCAACGTGTTTGCTATCTCGTCATGCTTGCGCTCGAGCATTTCGCCGCGctttttcataatttctttGCCAGCAGCCTCCAGCTTTGACATATCCTTCTGTTCCGACAGTAAGGTGGCCTTTTCGCGCTCCCACAGTTTCACTACGCGCGTACCAGCGAGCTTCGCACGTACCTGTTCTTGAAGCCGCAACACACCTTGTAGCTTCTGCAGCTCTGCCTGTTCAATCAGCGCCTGTCGCGAATTGCCAAGCATCGTGTATTCGTAGCATAGCTGCTGCAATCCCTGCgatgtttcctgctgcttctCTACCACCTGGCGAATGGTGGAATGGTAATCCTCGGCGAGTTGTTCTCCGAACGCGTCGCTTCCATACCGGCACATACCTTGTTTGAGTGCGTACAATCCTGTAAAATATGCACAAACGGTGAATAAAACTCCATCAAAGCGCTGCGCCAAACAGACTCACCCAAATTCAAACTACGCAAACTGTCCCGGTACGTTTTTCGCAGCTCGATCTGTTTGTGAAGTTCCGCCAAATGCTCGCGCTCGCTGAACGAAACATCAGTCAGTTGAGAAACCGAATAACTCGCCTACAAAAAGACATAAAACGGGGACACATTCTAATTTCCTTGTGACTTCTATACAATCCGATGCTTACCATGTACTGAGATatgatttgtttcgcttccaaCCGCGCAGCATCCTCCATCTTGGACCACAATCAACAACGCAATGGCATGAAAATGAACCGGCACAGCGTTGCCGGGTTCCAGAAgtgcaaaacaagaaaatactTGTTTTGTACTAAAAGTGGTTACTTCGATTGAATGCTTTGAATCCGATCGTTGATATTTTAGTACACAATTGCacctttgttgttttcatttagaTTCCCTCTTTCGCTGCAATATTTTTGTCTTGTattgtaaattttcttttgtaGGGGAAACTTTTAACATGccgtttaaattattttatacaGAATAAggtttaaataatgttttcagGATTTCGTCAGTTCGAATACAGAGAACACAGAACTCAACTAACGAGTAAACACgtttgtaaatttatttgttgtgtCATTTCGGATAAAATTTTGGAGTACCCTGTATTTTAGTTTGAACCCGTTTTAATCGATGATCGATTCAATCGATAATTTAACCTTCACTTCAATGACCCGGCATCTACCCGGTTTGCCAGATACAATCCCGGTTCGAAATCCTGGCCGGTTCCAAAAATCTTACCCGTTtcgaatacaaacaaaaaactaatgaaaagtaattttaaGATTCTGATTTTTTGAAGTAGGCACCAAGGCCGAATACACCCCGAGTAAGGTGTCCTTTCTCTGTTCGGAGAAGGATAAGTTTCCAAATTGGTGTGAATGGTAAACCATAGGTAATGTTACCAATAAGCTATAATTAGCTCAAgaacagtaaaaataaataagaaaaaattgGATACAGCTTCACTGAAAGTATAAGACCATAACTGGCCATAGGCTCTTCTACTCAACTATTCAGTCACGTCTTCGGTGTGCAGAGTGGTAACATGTTTCTGCATATCCAGACTTGGGTACACGGGTTAGTCCCAACCCCTTGGGCGGATGGTGGCACATGGCAAAATAGGAAGTGGCTGGGTAGTCCAGGTTTATGGGCTACCTGTACGGGGACGGAGGGACAAACGCTAAACTAAGCTGTCACTTTGCCTTCCAGAGGTACTTGGCGGCTTGAGCGCAGAACCAGTCGCCCTGCCTCAAATACTTCATGCGGCGGAAAATCTCGGTTTGGAAATTAACGAGGCACCACCAGCGGCTCTGTTAGCAAATACTAACTAACGCAAGAGAAAAGTACAAATAGATGAGCGTACATTCGAAATCCTACAAAATTTTCCCTCTCTAGGGTCAAAAGTAATTGTTGTCAGGCGTTTAGatgctggctgccaaccggtctttctacagtctgaagCAACTTATCTACTCAAAACACCGGTCTCGACGAATGAAGCTGGGACTATGTAGAACTTATGTAGTCTCAGTACTCACACACGCCTCTGATTAGACCAGTGGGCTGGTCATATCATGAGAATggcaccggacgacccagcccgtaaagtccctttaggtcgtccacgtggacagaggaggcgcgGTATGTTCAAATTAAGAttgagtgatggcgttgatgcgtcggCTAGAAGAGTCGGGATAATGGATTTGGATGACAACTGCAGCTgaccaagaccgcgaagcgatTGTAGCACCGGATAAGTAAATAACTATACTGTATTACACATGGGCAATATTTTAAACAGAACGTGGATAGGGTCCGCGAAATAACAGGTTCGAAACAGATCGAACAGGATCTGACAGACCTGGAAAGTTGTAACTTACCTTCACTTCTGGTTTATTAATACAGGACCAGTCCTTAATCTTCATGTTTAGATAGATCGATGACTATTCTTCTTCATCTTGTCGTAACTAACGACCGACTAAGCCTCTTCACGTCTGTAAATCAAGGCTTGCTACAGACCTCATTTAACCACGTAACCTAGTAATCAGTACTTGCTACGGTTGAACGATCTAGATGAGATTTTGCGGAGTCCCTATAACTTGATCATGAGCGTTTCCATATTGATTTCATTCTTCTGGATAGCATTTCTCTCACTTTTACTCAGATAGGAACCGCCAAATACCTATCGAATCTTTGTTATCATTGTTCCAGTTTTCAATCTGGTTTTGGAATAGAAACTTGTAACTTACCGGCCTCTCTAGTTTATTAATGCAGTCCTTGATCCTCATGTCAAGAAATTGACTATTCTTCGACATGTTGGCGTAACGGTTTACTAAGTCATGTGCATCTCGATCAGTAACTACAAGGATAGATTTTACCATGAATGCCTGGTAATTGGTTCTTTAAACGGGGAAACGACTCAGTTATGAATTTGTAACCAGTATTATCGTGCGAGACCGGGGCCGTTATCAGCTACTCCAATAGTTGTTAAATACagaattattattgttacatGGTAAATCATAATGATGATTTGTTGCTTAGCAAGGTGGATCCGCCGTTTCTGGAAAATTTCTCAATCTGCTGGGTTTCCCATCTAGTTcgactttaaaataaatacctagttttatttcttgtttttaaaTCATGTCATATTTCGAATCTATTTTTCGCATTTGCAATCGCTATTTTTTATATCGCTGGTACTTATTGCATTTGCATGTGCACTTGCCGTCCAGGATCGATAATTACTCGCTCCGCTGGAACCGTTTGAGGTTAGCAGCTTGATGGTGATAATACAACGCTTTCATCCGTTagaaaatgcaacaaattgcCTAGGGACTGTCTCCTCTCTCCCTCCAAAGAGTGGGAAACCCCTTTCAGTTCCACCACTCGTAAAAGCGCAACGCGGTACCCAGTTGTCAGATGTTCGGAACATGGAAGTAATACccggagagagagaggagagaCCGTGCAGGGTTGTGGTTTGTAAAAGTCAATTTGTCTTGCGCTACAACACTGCGGTGACATGGTTCGCTAAAGGTAAGGAATCCTTTAACAACACAAGGCTCCGGCAAGTGTTGTAGATTTTGCTTGGtaatagttttgttgttttgatgctGCTGGACATAACTAAATACACTAGGGCGTCTCCTACTTAACCCAACAAGGCCTTAACCTCGTCGTAGAATACGAGCACCAGAGCGCCACCAGTACCACGCAGGACGTTCGAGAAGGCGCCCTTGAAGAACGCACCCGAACCCTCCTGTTTGCCGATCTTGACCCAGCAGTCGAGCGTGTTCTTGTACATCACCTCCGACTTGGCACGGCCAGACTGCATCATCATGCGTCGTCTGACGGTATCGAATGGATACGAAATAATACCGGAAGCTGTCGTCACCACCTGTGCGCattggaaggaaagaaaaaagaagagagAATGTTAGAATAATTCTTAACCATTGGACTAATCGTTAAAAGGGTTACAAGAATTCAGCCTCAATTACATAATTAGCTTTTATCATTGATTTATGATTACGAATCGATTTGAAGGTCCCCtgtttaataaaactttaagATTTTGCATTATGTCCCTCTGTTATCACCCACTTCCTACATTTCTACGGTACACACGAATCACATGTCCTCACGGCGGATTTGACGTTCCTGCTTCTTCGttattcgtttttctttctttttgtcaCGTTGTGTTTGCCGTCATTATTATTGCCACGCGTTGCTATCTTCGCATTTAGCGCGTACCGTTTTCAAGGCtatcagacacacacacacacacaccgccgGTCGAGAGCTATGCAGCTGATAAGTGATAACTACAACGTATAGGAACCGGCCGTTTAAAGATGATGGAACACGGCGCGATGCAGCTAAAAGATATTACGACAGAAACCAGAGCAAGTGGATTCATTTCTACTTATCATGTGATTGCTGTAAGATGGTGTGTCTTCAGGTTATCTATTTCTTCATAATAAATTTCTTTTGAGTGAAAATTAACTTTCCTCAAGCATCAAAAACAGTACAGGTTCACAGTATACGACgacaaaaatcttcaaaaaaaaacatcactcaTGTGAAGGAATTATCGATTCGCCTTCGTTTTCAAGGATAGACTCGCTCGTCGACTGGACAAAACGAAGCGTTACGTCACTACTAGGGGCGTACTGCAAAGGGAGGCCTGTGTTACATAATTACCAACGCAGAAAGCAGTACCGGAAAAGGCTACTTTACTGATATCAATGAATTTctgcccaaaataatgattatCAGATAGGTGAAGTAAAGTTACTACGTTATCAGAATGACTACCTTTAAGAAATCgattcaaataaattttcgCATAGAACAGTGTAGCGAAAACGCGCGGTTTGCCTCGTGCATTCAGGCACATAAGGAGGGTTGTTCTTTCTTGCCTCTATAAATACCCGCTCTAACGCCGTGGCGCAGAGTTTACGTCTCTTTCGACGATTTGaagaaagcgaaataaaaaccctCTTGAAGATGATAGCGGCGGTACAAGGTGAGGGCACATATTTCGAAATCTTTCACTCAACTCTGTCGTTTGCACAGTTCGTGTCAGAAATGTACCCTTTCATGACACCACCTTTGTTGTGTGCAGTAATGTTTCGCATTCTAAGTTCCTGATCTTTGGGGAACTCTTAGGTGAAGACAGTTGGCCCTTGAGCGGAATGCAACCCATGCTGTACTTTTAAAGCTGTAAGCAAATTATCTTACGAGACGTCTAAAATAACCGTTGAACCGCGTACATGGTACACGATAGTGAGAATCGCACATCATCTGCTGGCCTGTTTGACGTCGATTTTCTCCATCAATTGATCCGACCTTGGCTACCGACGAGCGTGTGTAAGCATGCCCGCTTCAAGCACCCAAAGTGTGCCACCAGTACACACTCATATCCATATTCCCAACCTAATAATGAACGGTGCGTTGCGTCTATCTAAAGAAAACAAGGcagaagtacaaaaaaacgcattttCCTACACTAAAGGTTAAGCATCGCTGGGAGGGGTgggaaaaaatggattttACTCTAAATATAAACTGACAGTACGAGATGAGCACGAGGGAGACCTGTGACGTTGCTgccgtttgcctatacatatGCGTCTGTTTGGGGGGTATTGTATAACCATCAACCCATCCCCAATGCTCTTCTGTACGAAGGACATTGTTATACAAGGTGCAGAGTGTGCAGA
This Anopheles marshallii chromosome 3, idAnoMarsDA_429_01, whole genome shotgun sequence DNA region includes the following protein-coding sequences:
- the LOC128713683 gene encoding isovaleryl-CoA dehydrogenase, mitochondrial: MSAIRNLTTVARFLSRRQTPNQRLWGGSFIVPARSMQHYPIDESLFGLTEDQQQLRQTVFNFAQKELAPFAQEIDKQNEFKEFRSFWRKLGELGVLGVTVKPEYGGLGGSYLDHCIVNEEISRASGSIALSYGAHSNLCVNQIHRNGTEEQKAHYLPKLCSGEHVGALAMSEAGAGSDVVSMKLRADKHGDYYVLNGTKFWITNGPNADTYIIYAKTDMNAKPQHGITAFIVERGTAGFSQGPSLDKLGIRGSPTGELIFEDVKVPVANILGGLNKGVYVLMSGLDLERLVLAAGPVGLMQAACDVAFEYAHTRKQFNTRIGEFQLLQGKLADMYTTMNACRAYLYSVARACDGGKANPKDCAGVILYCAEKATQVALDAIQILGGNGYINDYPTGRIMRDCKLYEIGAGTSEIRRMVIGRALNKEYQ
- the LOC128715179 gene encoding uncharacterized protein LOC128715179, whose translation is MEDAARLEAKQIISQYMASYSVSQLTDVSFSEREHLAELHKQIELRKTYRDSLRSLNLGLYALKQGMCRYGSDAFGEQLAEDYHSTIRQVVEKQQETSQGLQQLCYEYTMLGNSRQALIEQAELQKLQGVLRLQEQVRAKLAGTRVVKLWEREKATLLSEQKDMSKLEAAGKEIMKKRGEMLERKHDEIANTLICIGEGLEKAEELRMKLTEITKQYRDELHDDQSSDADLRSEDGKKDAGAGENDRDTNSAPMFDSIDWNLGSVSMDLRLDLNFKNPNDFPDILTHLSTINTSKYQLKDVKQHNVGKCGKQSAQNADVLKKSSQKGNEEGSCNTPFSGYSCDVPTATKRSKLNDVTEKVVQQVVSNDVEKAPAHENREKYKQRVILATPKPLQKQSNENVANLQHKASRKKPSMTAQHETGRKESPTLEKKAAPTTAVGQQDGKKGQEMNTGSSQSRFRTPANRAIGNIAGIVSNPLKNKREPQSVMQQQYQQRGQLEKKHVEQQKQPEPPKRTRSMKLLSPASTNQPKPVGHKPPADSNEPTPMEVDSDGDTQDEESSTSNNSLDFGMQSGSCEFDMNFSDDLRPEPEAIVDDALDFLSMNPGRITRSKGQKKKPSSGKSTGSGDDMDTFDFTFGRSNSSESLEQPEDLF